A genomic stretch from Strongyloides ratti genome assembly S_ratti_ED321, chromosome : 1 includes:
- a CDS encoding Chromo domain-like and RNA binding activity-knot of a chromodomain-containing protein, with translation MAPKGVAGKNLPKTRDELKHEKAVDLTLIKLDDHIYCSEPNADAFYEAKIININLDDRKKKYKVHFHGWNNRYDRFFSDVEAKKCFITKSDGNISDSRTITPSSDNGGGSVEPMPKGRLSNKRVSSKVSESSKPTDSFLHLEKYGVSDDAISLLNEDYTEIKNGKNLMPGSEYKTLNWIILKYMTFYNKHFGFIEDDADYRSFLVHHKSEYEKLLVDGMSFFESFGPKLSLKTDKEKDMWSTYQQKNPEKCFVEYAGPFHALRIIDEICKLDKNDPVAKCFINDIHSNFIGSFANFVSLHIDAFRKTNMGDYSF, from the coding sequence ATGGCACCAAAAGGAGTAGCAGGAAAGAATCTTCCTAAGACAAGGGATGAATTAAAACATGAAAAAGCTGTTGATTTGACGTTAATTAAATTAGATGATCATATCTATTGTTCAGAGCCAAATGCAGATGCTTTCTATGAagcaaaaattattaatattaatcttGATGACcgtaaaaagaaatataaagttCATTTTCACGGTTGGAATAATCGTTATGATAGGTTTTTTTCTGATGTTGAagcaaaaaaatgttttattacaaaatcaGATGGAAATATATCAGACAGTCGTACTATTACACCGAGTAGTGATAATGGTGGAGGTTCTGTTGAACCTATGCCTAAAGGGCGATTATCTAACAAACGTGTTTCAAGTAAAGTTTCGGAATCTAGTAAGCCAACTGATTCTTTTTTACATCTTGAAAAATATGGTGTCAGTGATGATGCTAtaagtttattaaatgaagattatacagaaattaaaaatggtaaaaatCTCATGCCGGGTAGTGagtataaaacattaaattggattattttaaaatatatgactttttataataaacattttggTTTCATTGAAGATGACGCTGACTACCGGTCATTTCTTGTACATCACAAAAGTGAATATGAAAAACTTTTAGTTGATGGAATGTCTTTTTTTGAATCATTTGGACCTAAACTTAGTCTTAAAACggataaagaaaaagatatGTGGTCAActtatcaacaaaaaaatccagaaaaatgttttgttGAATATGCTGGTCCTTTTCATGCATTACGTATAATTGACGAAATTTGTAAACTTGATAAAAATGACCCAGTGgctaaatgttttattaatgatattcATTCAAATTTTATCGGTTCTTTTGCTAATTTTGTATCACTTCACATTGATGCATTTCGAAAAACTAACATGGGTGATTACAGTTTCTAA
- a CDS encoding DNA-directed RNA polymerases I, II, and III subunit RPABC5 — MIIPIRCFTCGKVIGNKWEEYIKLLQEENTEGDALDALKLKRYCCRRMLLSHVDLIEKLLNYSPLEK, encoded by the coding sequence ATGATTATTCCTATTCGTTGTTTCACATGTGGAAAAGTTATTGGAAATAAATGGGAAGAATACATAAAACTTCTTCAAGAAGAGAATACCGAAGGAGATGCTCTTGATGCTTTGAAGCTTAAAAGATATTGTTGTCGGCGAATGCTCCTTTCACATGTAGATTTAATTGAGAAATTACTAAATTATTCACCACTTGAAAAATAA